From a single Eriocheir sinensis breed Jianghai 21 chromosome 18, ASM2467909v1, whole genome shotgun sequence genomic region:
- the LOC127000290 gene encoding uncharacterized protein LOC127000290 isoform X2, with protein MGGVRACVGLAAVLLACACVGVRGHGRLIEPPGRSTAWRYGFNTPHNYNDHEIYCGGYATQWQKNGGKCGPCGDPWHLPQPRDNEGGGKYGRGVIVKKYKHSSPVVLGVELTANHKGFFEFHVCPHNNPLRPVSEQCLQQHILKKADGSGTRYFPGPGSKKFYAKYRLPAGLTCKQCVLRWRYVAGNNWGHCENGTSGVGCGPQEEFRSCADITITEEDGSADDTPSFVPDYDEEDYNEVDVDGREGKPTVVPDYEANHVGHVVALTLAFLLIIVVLLGLIVYFYWAKDAFKGLVKRQTGQWAKAAAAPLPSKDPSSVLTISGPLEAPPPVPPRRHRSASGGEQGLGSRDITSISAPTRVTINGVAVNTGSGDVSHAPLHVPDD; from the exons GTATGGCTTCAACACACCGCACAACTACAACGACCATGAAATCTACTGCGGGGGATATGCGACCCAGTGGCAGAAGAACGGCGGCAAGTGTGGCCCTTGCGGCGACCCCTGGCACCTCCCCCAG CCGCGGGATAACGAGGGCGGCGGGAAGTATGGCCGCGGTGTCATTGTGAAGAAGTACAAGCACAGCAGTCCGGTGGTGCTGGGCGTCGAGCTCACCGCTAACCACAAAGGCTTCTTCGAGTTCCACGTGTGCCCCCACAACAACCCGCTGCGACCCGTGTCCGAGCAGTGCCTCCAGCAACACATCCTGAAGAAGGCCGACGGCAGcgggaccag GTACTTCCCCGGGCCGGGCTCCAAAAAGTTCTACGCCAAGTACCGGCTGCCTGCGGGCCTGACGTGCAAGCAGTGCGTCTTGCGATGGCGGTACGTGGCCGGCAACAATTGGGGCCACTGTGAGAACGGCACCAGCGGCGTGGGCTGCGGCCCTCAGGAGGAGTTCCGCTCATGTGCCGACATCACCATCACGGAGGAGGACGGCTCGGCGGACGACACCCCGAGCTTCGTGCCGGACTACGACGAGGAAGACTACAACGAGGTGGACGTTGACGGGCGTGAGGGCAAGCCCACGGTGGTGCCCGACTACGAGGCGAACCATGTGGGGCACGTGGTGGCTCTCACGCTGGCATTCCTGCTCATCATCGTGGTGCTGCTCGGCCTCATCGTCTATTTCTACTGGGCCAAGGACGCCTTCAAGGGGCTGGTCAAGCGCCAGACCGGCCAGTGGGCCAAGGCTGCGGCTGCCCCGCTGCCCTCCAAGGATCCCAGCTCTGTGCTCACCATCTCGGGGCCCCTGGAAGCGCCGCCTCCCGTACCGCCCCGCCGCCACCGTTCAGCCTCCGGGGGCGAGCAAGGCCTCGGCTCGCGGGACATCACCTCCATCAGCGCGCCTACACGGGTGACCATCAACGGCGTGGCGGTCAACACGGGCAGCGGCGATGTGTCCCACGCGCCCCTGCACGTGCCCGACGACTAG
- the LOC127000291 gene encoding peptidylprolyl isomerase domain and WD repeat-containing protein 1-like, translated as MSDTKRPHEEAEEEDDDEWIGPRPDEAAPEPKAKKIKVLEHEQMYLENLPAAEYYEKSYMHRDTVTHVVVTKTDFIITGSCDGHIKFWKKQEEGVEFVKHFRAHLGNVQHLAANYSGTRLVSLSNDKALKVFDVENFDMINMLKLDFTPSTGEWIHPVSDPQHTIAVADAESTKIYIFDGHGTNTPLHVLDSIHTKPVSIIKYNPKYDIVISSDEIGMIEYWCGSKKDFQTPTCVSFESKLDTDLFEFVKNKTFPRCITISPNGQQFATIGDDKKVRVFKFLTGKLTRVFDESLQHYIELQQQKQQIPNMEFGRRLAVERDVEKGGALGVCNILYDESGYFLLYATMLGVKIVNLYNNRLVRTIGKPENLRLLNLALFQGKVKKNKGALTMEMEASENPALDSIKADPTLVATAFRKNRFYLFTKRDATDTKSVDTDRDVFNEKPSKEDIIAATEQGGGQRLYETAVLHTSLGDITVKLFPKECPKTVENFCVHVKNGYYNGHLFHRVIKQFMIQTGDPLGTGVGGESIWGGEFEDEFHPSLRHDRPYTLSMANAGPNTNGSQYFITVIPTPWLDNKHTVFGRVIRGMEVVQNISNVKTNPKTDKPYDDITIISVSVK; from the exons aTGAGTGACACCAAGAGGCCGcacgaggaggcagaggaggaggatgacgatgagtgGATCGGTCCCAGGCCTGATGAAGCGGCGCCAGAACCCaaggcaaagaaaataaaag TGCTGGAGCATGAACAGATGTACCTGGAGAACCTGCCCGCTGCTGAATACTATGAGAAGAGCTACATGCACCGGGACACCGTCACACATGTCGTGGTCACCAA AACTGACTTCATCATCACTGGAAGTTGTGATGGCCACATAAAGTTttggaagaagcaggaagagggagtAGAGTTTGTGAAGCATTTCCGTGCCCACCTTGGGAATGTGCAGCACCTGGCGGCAAACTACTCCGGCACCAGGCTGGTCTCCCTCTCCAACGACAAGGCTCTCAAAGTCTTTGATGTGGAAAACTTTG ACATGATAAACATGCTTAAGCTGGATTTCACTCCATCTACTGGTGAGTGGATCCACCCTGTGTCAGACCCACAACACACCATAGCTGTGGCGGACGCTGAAAGCACAAAAATCTACATATTTGACGGGCATGGTACAAACACGCCCCTCCACGTGCTGGACTCCATCCACACCAAGCCTGTGTCAATCATAAAG TACAACCCCAAGTATGATATTGTCATTTCCTCTGATGAAATTGGGATGATTGAGTACTGGTGTGGCTCAAAGAAAGATTTCCAGACGCCAACTTGTGTCAGTTTTGAGTCAAAATTAGACACAGATCTGTTTGAGTTTGTGAAGAACAAGACGTTTCCGCGATGCATCACCATATCACCCAACGGACAACAGTTTGCCACCATTGGTGATGACAAGAAG GTAAGGGTCTTCAAGTTCCTGACCGGCAAACTCACCCGAGTGTTTGATGAGAGTCTCCAGCATTACATTGAGctgcagcagcagaagcagcagatTCCAAATATGGAGTTTGGGAGAAG GTTGGCTGTTGAGCGAGACGTGGAGAAAGGCGGCGCCTTGGGAGTGTGCAATATCCTGTATGATGAGAGCGGCTACTTCCTGCTGTATGCCACCATGCTGGGAGTGAAGATTGTCAACCTTTACAACAACCGGCTGGTTCGAACAATTGGCAAGCCTGAGAACTTAAGACTGTTGAACCTTGCACTCTTCCAG GGTAAAGTAAAGAAGAACAAAGGTGCCCTCACAATGGAGATGGAGGCTTCAGAAAACCCTGCCTTGGACTCCATCAAGGCTGACCCAACCCTTGTGGCCACAGCCTTCCGCAAGAACCGTTTTTACCTCTTCACGAAACGAGATGCCACCGACACCAAGAGTGTGGACACAGACCGAGACGTCTTCAATGAGAAGCCTTCGAAGGAAGATATCATTGCTGCCACAGAACAAGGAG GTGGACAACGTTTGTACGAGACTGCTGTTCTTCACACCTCACTTGGGGACATAACGGTGAAGCTCTTCCCTAAGGAGTGTCCCAAGACTGTGGAGAACTTCTGTGTGCATGTCAAGAATGGCTATTACAACGGCCACCTGTTTCATCGTGTTATCAAGCAGTTCATGATCCAGACAGGAGATCCACTGG GAACTGGTGTTGGTGGGGAGAGCATCTGGGGCGGGGAGTTTGAGGATGAGTTCCACCCGTCCCTTCGCCACGACCGCCCCTACACCCTCAGTATGGCCAATGCCGGGCCCAACACCAATGGATCGCAATATTTCATCACAGTTATTCCTACA CCGTGGCTAGACAACAAGCACACTGTGTTTGGACGAGTCATCCGGGGAATGGAGGTTGTGCAGAACATTTCCAACGTCAAGACCAACCCCAAGACTGACAAACCATACGATGACATCACCATCATATCAGTGTCAGTTAAATAA
- the LOC127000293 gene encoding RNA-binding protein lark-like isoform X2, whose protein sequence is MAGGHGENISIMPPKTKIFVGKLPPTCKDFELRKLFERYGEVTECSILGNYAFVHMKTEDQAATAIRNLNNWDMNGFKISVEQSTGEKRAGGMGGMGRGGMGGGFRGRGGPMRGRGMGRPGPYDRRPPMGDRYGPPPPGPPPAPPMRNGYYEDYERRDRRPLPPAGALDRRPPPPMPREPAYRDPYDRYDSYDRMPPPPMGRRTPPPMDRRPPPMGYDRRDDPYGDMRDMYGGGRDMFPPRGRSPPRRSPPRRYPGPPRDMPPRRF, encoded by the exons ATGGCTGGTGGTCACGGAGAAAATA tcTCGATTATGCCTCCCAAGACAAAGATATTTGTCGGCAAATTGCCACCAACATGTAAAGATTTTGAACTGCGGAAGCTATTTGAGAGGTACGGAGAAGTGACAGAATGCTCCATTCTGGGCAACTATGCCTTTGTTCACATGAAGACAGAAGACCAGGCTGCCACTGCCATCAGGAACCTCAACAACTGGGACATGAATGGCTTCAAGATCAGTGTTGAG CAATCCACTGGAGAAAAGCGTGCCGGCGGCATGGGAGGCATGGGGCGAGGTGGCATGGGAGGTGGATTCCGTGGGCGCGGTGGCCCCATGAGAGGCCGAGGCATGGGCCGGCCAGGCCCATATGACCGCCGTCCACCAATGGGTGACCGCTATGGCCCCCCTCCCCCTGGGCCCCCACCAGCACCACCCATGAGGAATGGATATTACGAGGACTATGAGCGACGTGATCGCCGTCCTCTTCCCCCAGCTGGAGCCCTGGACCGACGGCCTCCCCCCCCAATGCCCCGGGAGCCTGCGTATAGGGACCCCTATGACCGCTATGACTCTTACGACCGCATGCCCCCTCCCCCCATGGGCAGGCGCACCCCACCCCCCATGGACCGCAGACCACCCCCTATGGGATACGACCGCAGGGACGACCCCTACGGAGACAT GCGTGACATGTACGGAGGTGGGCGGGACATGTTCCCTCCACGCGGCAGGTCTCCACCGCGCCGCAGTCCTCCGCGCCG CTACCCCGGTCCTCCCCGTGACATGCCCCCCCGACGCTTTTAG
- the LOC127000293 gene encoding RNA-binding protein lark-like isoform X1, with product MAGGHGENISIMPPKTKIFVGKLPPTCKDFELRKLFERYGEVTECSILGNYAFVHMKTEDQAATAIRNLNNWDMNGFKISVEQSTGEKRAGGMGGMGRGGMGGGFRGRGGPMRGRGMGRPGPYDRRPPMGDRYGPPPPGPPPAPPMRNGYYEDYERRDRRPLPPAGALDRRPPPPMPREPAYRDPYDRYDSYDRMPPPPMGRRTPPPMDRRPPPMGYDRRDDPYGDMYGPRPERDMYGGGRDMFPPRGRSPPRRSPPRRYPGPPRDMPPRRF from the exons ATGGCTGGTGGTCACGGAGAAAATA tcTCGATTATGCCTCCCAAGACAAAGATATTTGTCGGCAAATTGCCACCAACATGTAAAGATTTTGAACTGCGGAAGCTATTTGAGAGGTACGGAGAAGTGACAGAATGCTCCATTCTGGGCAACTATGCCTTTGTTCACATGAAGACAGAAGACCAGGCTGCCACTGCCATCAGGAACCTCAACAACTGGGACATGAATGGCTTCAAGATCAGTGTTGAG CAATCCACTGGAGAAAAGCGTGCCGGCGGCATGGGAGGCATGGGGCGAGGTGGCATGGGAGGTGGATTCCGTGGGCGCGGTGGCCCCATGAGAGGCCGAGGCATGGGCCGGCCAGGCCCATATGACCGCCGTCCACCAATGGGTGACCGCTATGGCCCCCCTCCCCCTGGGCCCCCACCAGCACCACCCATGAGGAATGGATATTACGAGGACTATGAGCGACGTGATCGCCGTCCTCTTCCCCCAGCTGGAGCCCTGGACCGACGGCCTCCCCCCCCAATGCCCCGGGAGCCTGCGTATAGGGACCCCTATGACCGCTATGACTCTTACGACCGCATGCCCCCTCCCCCCATGGGCAGGCGCACCCCACCCCCCATGGACCGCAGACCACCCCCTATGGGATACGACCGCAGGGACGACCCCTACGGAGACATGTATGGACCCAGGCCAGA GCGTGACATGTACGGAGGTGGGCGGGACATGTTCCCTCCACGCGGCAGGTCTCCACCGCGCCGCAGTCCTCCGCGCCG CTACCCCGGTCCTCCCCGTGACATGCCCCCCCGACGCTTTTAG
- the LOC127000293 gene encoding RNA-binding protein lark-like isoform X3 codes for MPPKTKIFVGKLPPTCKDFELRKLFERYGEVTECSILGNYAFVHMKTEDQAATAIRNLNNWDMNGFKISVEQSTGEKRAGGMGGMGRGGMGGGFRGRGGPMRGRGMGRPGPYDRRPPMGDRYGPPPPGPPPAPPMRNGYYEDYERRDRRPLPPAGALDRRPPPPMPREPAYRDPYDRYDSYDRMPPPPMGRRTPPPMDRRPPPMGYDRRDDPYGDMYGPRPERDMYGGGRDMFPPRGRSPPRRSPPRRYPGPPRDMPPRRF; via the exons ATGCCTCCCAAGACAAAGATATTTGTCGGCAAATTGCCACCAACATGTAAAGATTTTGAACTGCGGAAGCTATTTGAGAGGTACGGAGAAGTGACAGAATGCTCCATTCTGGGCAACTATGCCTTTGTTCACATGAAGACAGAAGACCAGGCTGCCACTGCCATCAGGAACCTCAACAACTGGGACATGAATGGCTTCAAGATCAGTGTTGAG CAATCCACTGGAGAAAAGCGTGCCGGCGGCATGGGAGGCATGGGGCGAGGTGGCATGGGAGGTGGATTCCGTGGGCGCGGTGGCCCCATGAGAGGCCGAGGCATGGGCCGGCCAGGCCCATATGACCGCCGTCCACCAATGGGTGACCGCTATGGCCCCCCTCCCCCTGGGCCCCCACCAGCACCACCCATGAGGAATGGATATTACGAGGACTATGAGCGACGTGATCGCCGTCCTCTTCCCCCAGCTGGAGCCCTGGACCGACGGCCTCCCCCCCCAATGCCCCGGGAGCCTGCGTATAGGGACCCCTATGACCGCTATGACTCTTACGACCGCATGCCCCCTCCCCCCATGGGCAGGCGCACCCCACCCCCCATGGACCGCAGACCACCCCCTATGGGATACGACCGCAGGGACGACCCCTACGGAGACATGTATGGACCCAGGCCAGA GCGTGACATGTACGGAGGTGGGCGGGACATGTTCCCTCCACGCGGCAGGTCTCCACCGCGCCGCAGTCCTCCGCGCCG CTACCCCGGTCCTCCCCGTGACATGCCCCCCCGACGCTTTTAG